The Carbonactinospora thermoautotrophica genome window below encodes:
- a CDS encoding D-sedoheptulose-7-phosphate isomerase gives MSEGGFESLYPFLYAKDSDVAAVLAEVRRSTEEKAQEIVELRRTMAERYGDLLVECAEAMARSFAAGGRLFTFGNGGSSSDAQAVTQLFCCPAPGYRPLPAISLTNDIAVVTALSNDVGFEVVFARQIAAWGRGGDIALGLSTSGGSANVLRAFDEASRRGLLTVGFAGYQGGKMAEAGTIDYLFVVPSSSVHRIQEAQTTAYHVLWELTQRALAAAPA, from the coding sequence ATGAGCGAGGGTGGCTTCGAGTCGCTGTACCCGTTCTTGTACGCCAAGGACAGTGACGTGGCGGCGGTGCTCGCCGAGGTCCGCCGGTCGACCGAGGAGAAGGCGCAGGAGATCGTCGAGCTGCGCCGGACCATGGCTGAGCGGTACGGGGACCTGCTGGTCGAGTGCGCCGAAGCGATGGCCCGGTCGTTCGCGGCCGGCGGGCGGCTGTTCACGTTCGGCAACGGCGGCAGCAGCAGCGACGCCCAGGCGGTGACGCAGTTGTTCTGCTGTCCCGCGCCCGGCTACCGGCCGCTGCCGGCGATCTCGCTGACCAACGACATCGCCGTGGTCACCGCCCTGTCCAACGACGTGGGCTTCGAGGTCGTCTTCGCCCGCCAGATCGCGGCCTGGGGGCGGGGAGGGGACATCGCGCTCGGGCTGTCCACCAGCGGCGGCTCCGCGAACGTGCTGCGCGCGTTCGACGAGGCCAGCCGCCGCGGCCTGCTGACCGTCGGGTTCGCCGGCTACCAGGGCGGCAAGATGGCCGAGGCGGGCACGATCGACTACCTGTTCGTGGTGCCGTCCTCTTCTGTCCACCGCATCCAGGAGGCGCAGACCACCGCCTACCACGTGCTGTGGGAGCTGACCCAGCGGGCGCTCGCGGCCGCGCCGGCCTGA
- the hypE gene encoding hydrogenase expression/formation protein HypE: protein MTTSDPSTSAEWAERAVRESLHEHGREPGQEHLGREEQVLRRIEKARRRKPRITEERITLAHGSGGKATHTLIDAVFLEAFRNPLLEPLEDGAVLSVHGSRLVFTTDSFVVAPLFFPGGDIGDLAVNGTVNDLAVCGARPLYLSAGFILEEGFEVAALQRIVASMARAAEAAGVQVVTGDTKVVQRGKADGCYVNTAGVGVLDRPVSLSAAAARPGDAVIVSGPIGEHGITIMLARGELDIETDLVSDTAPVHELVRGLLDAVPGVRALRDATRGGVATILNEVAAASGVAVVVEEDAVPVRPEVVGACELLGIDPLYVACEGRFVAVVDGGQADRALQVLRRHPLGEGAAVIGRIKDDPPGLVLLKTVFGGTRIVDMLVGDPLPRIC, encoded by the coding sequence ATGACCACCTCCGACCCCTCGACGTCCGCGGAGTGGGCCGAGCGGGCGGTGCGGGAGTCGCTGCACGAGCACGGCCGCGAACCCGGACAAGAGCACCTGGGCCGGGAGGAGCAGGTGCTGCGGCGCATCGAGAAGGCGCGCCGCCGCAAGCCCCGGATCACCGAGGAGCGCATCACGCTCGCCCACGGCTCCGGCGGCAAGGCCACCCACACCCTGATCGACGCGGTGTTCCTGGAGGCGTTCCGCAACCCGCTGCTGGAGCCCCTGGAGGACGGGGCGGTCCTGTCGGTCCACGGCTCCCGGCTGGTGTTCACAACCGACTCGTTCGTGGTCGCGCCCCTGTTCTTCCCCGGCGGCGACATCGGGGACCTGGCCGTCAACGGCACCGTGAACGACCTGGCCGTGTGCGGGGCCCGGCCGCTGTATCTTTCGGCCGGGTTCATCCTGGAGGAGGGCTTCGAAGTCGCCGCCCTGCAGCGGATCGTCGCCTCCATGGCACGCGCCGCCGAGGCGGCCGGGGTGCAGGTCGTGACCGGCGACACCAAGGTGGTGCAGCGCGGCAAGGCCGACGGCTGCTACGTGAACACCGCCGGGGTCGGCGTCCTGGACCGCCCGGTCAGCCTGAGCGCGGCGGCTGCCCGCCCCGGGGACGCCGTGATCGTCTCCGGTCCCATCGGCGAACACGGCATCACGATCATGTTGGCCCGCGGGGAACTGGACATCGAGACCGACCTGGTGTCGGACACCGCGCCCGTGCACGAGCTGGTGCGCGGCCTGCTGGACGCCGTCCCCGGCGTCCGGGCGCTGCGTGACGCCACCCGCGGCGGGGTGGCGACGATCCTCAACGAGGTCGCCGCCGCCTCCGGGGTCGCGGTCGTCGTCGAGGAGGACGCCGTCCCGGTCCGGCCCGAGGTGGTGGGCGCCTGCGAGCTGCTCGGCATCGACCCGCTGTACGTCGCCTGCGAGGGCCGGTTCGTGGCCGTCGTCGACGGCGGGCAGGCCGACCGGGCGCTGCAGGTGCTGCGACGTCACCCGCTGGGCGAGGGCGCCGCCGTGATCGGCCGGATCAAGGACGACCCGCCCGGCCTGGTGCTGCTCAAGACCGTTTTCGGCGGCACCCGGATCGTCGACATGCTCGTCGGCGACCCGCTGCCGCGTATCTGCTGA
- a CDS encoding HypC/HybG/HupF family hydrogenase formation chaperone: MTTLPTPAVPPRRRAAPECHAEVCVTCSDEAVAVRVTELLDDGLALVDTGEEISVALVDAKAGDRVLVHAKEAIAVLEEPP, from the coding sequence ATGACCACCTTGCCGACCCCGGCTGTCCCACCCCGCCGCCGGGCCGCGCCCGAATGCCACGCCGAGGTGTGCGTGACCTGCTCGGACGAGGCCGTGGCCGTGCGCGTCACCGAACTGCTGGACGACGGGCTCGCCCTGGTGGACACCGGCGAGGAGATCAGCGTCGCCTTGGTGGACGCCAAGGCCGGTGACCGGGTGCTGGTGCACGCCAAGGAGGCTATCGCCGTGCTGGAGGAGCCGCCATGA
- the hypD gene encoding hydrogenase formation protein HypD — protein MRFVDEFRDADKARALAAQITALCEPGRHYKFMEVCGGHTHTIYKHGLEDYLPESITLVHGPGCPVCVIPMGRVDDAIAIAQTPGVIMTSFGDMMRVPGGRGSFFDAKAAGADIRMVYSPLDALKIARKNPDKQVVFMAIGFETTAPSTAMTVLRAAAEGIENFSIFCNHVTIIPAIKAILDSPDLRLDGFIGPGHVSTVIGCRPYEFIARDYGKPLVVAGFEPLDILQSIYMILEQLAEGRCEVENQYTRVVPWQGNRKALEVIGEVMELRPYFEWRGLGFISHSALRVREGYAAYDAERIFPVPGVRVADPKACQCGEVLKGVLKPWECKVFGTACTPETPIGTCMVSAEGACAAYYNFGRFTRERVKEATRT, from the coding sequence GTGCGTTTCGTCGACGAGTTCCGCGACGCGGACAAGGCCCGTGCGCTCGCCGCGCAGATCACCGCCTTGTGCGAGCCGGGCCGGCACTACAAGTTCATGGAGGTCTGCGGCGGCCACACGCACACGATCTACAAGCACGGGCTGGAGGACTACCTGCCGGAAAGCATCACGCTCGTCCACGGCCCAGGCTGCCCGGTCTGCGTCATCCCGATGGGCCGCGTGGACGACGCCATCGCGATCGCCCAGACCCCTGGGGTGATCATGACCTCGTTCGGGGACATGATGCGGGTGCCCGGGGGCCGGGGATCGTTCTTCGACGCCAAGGCGGCTGGTGCGGACATCCGCATGGTGTACTCGCCGCTGGACGCCTTGAAGATCGCCCGCAAGAACCCGGACAAGCAGGTCGTCTTCATGGCGATCGGTTTTGAGACCACCGCGCCGTCGACCGCGATGACGGTGCTGCGGGCAGCGGCTGAGGGGATCGAGAACTTCTCGATCTTCTGCAACCACGTGACGATCATCCCGGCGATCAAGGCGATCCTGGACTCTCCGGACCTGCGCCTGGACGGCTTCATCGGCCCCGGTCACGTCTCCACGGTGATCGGTTGCCGGCCGTATGAGTTCATCGCCCGCGACTACGGCAAGCCGCTGGTCGTCGCCGGGTTCGAGCCGCTGGACATCCTGCAGTCGATCTACATGATCCTCGAACAGCTCGCCGAGGGCCGGTGCGAGGTGGAAAACCAGTACACCCGCGTGGTGCCCTGGCAGGGCAACCGCAAGGCGCTGGAGGTCATCGGCGAGGTCATGGAGCTGCGGCCGTACTTCGAGTGGCGCGGGCTCGGCTTCATCTCCCACTCCGCGCTGCGGGTGCGCGAAGGCTACGCCGCCTACGACGCCGAGCGGATCTTCCCCGTGCCCGGCGTGCGGGTCGCCGACCCCAAGGCGTGCCAGTGCGGTGAGGTACTCAAAGGCGTGCTCAAGCCGTGGGAGTGCAAGGTGTTCGGGACCGCGTGCACCCCGGAGACGCCGATCGGCACCTGCATGGTGTCCGCAGAAGGCGCCTGCGCCGCGTACTACAACTTCGGCCGCTTCACCCGGGAGCGGGTCAAGGAGGCGACGCGGACATGA
- a CDS encoding hydrogenase maturation nickel metallochaperone HypA/HybF produces MHEVGLCEAILDAVERRAAGRPVRAVKVRVGALHRVVDSAMDSAFAMVATGTVAEHARIDLVVIPVRCRCPECGAQTEAEEMVAVCPRCGATGMELLSGDELLLESITLAPGRHEEGA; encoded by the coding sequence ATGCACGAGGTAGGGCTGTGCGAGGCGATCCTCGACGCGGTCGAGCGGCGCGCCGCGGGCCGCCCGGTGCGGGCGGTCAAGGTACGCGTCGGCGCGCTGCACCGGGTCGTGGACTCGGCCATGGACAGCGCGTTCGCGATGGTGGCCACCGGCACGGTCGCCGAGCACGCGCGTATCGACCTGGTCGTCATCCCGGTGCGGTGCCGCTGCCCAGAGTGCGGGGCGCAGACCGAGGCCGAGGAGATGGTCGCGGTGTGCCCGCGGTGCGGGGCCACCGGGATGGAGCTGTTGTCCGGCGATGAGCTGCTGCTGGAGTCGATCACGCTCGCACCGGGCCGTCACGAGGAAGGGGCCTGA
- a CDS encoding HypC/HybG/HupF family hydrogenase formation chaperone has protein sequence MCLGIPGEVIEIVEETPDLARVNVAGVRRAINIGLLQGQELNPGDWVLIHVGFALSKIDEDEAKAALAFLEDIGQAYAEELKALQQSNIT, from the coding sequence ATGTGCCTGGGAATCCCGGGGGAAGTCATCGAGATCGTCGAGGAGACCCCCGATCTGGCCCGGGTGAACGTCGCCGGCGTGCGGCGGGCCATCAACATCGGCCTGCTGCAGGGCCAGGAGCTGAACCCGGGCGACTGGGTGCTCATCCACGTCGGCTTCGCGCTGTCGAAGATCGACGAGGACGAGGCCAAGGCCGCCCTCGCGTTTTTGGAGGACATCGGCCAGGCCTACGCCGAGGAGCTGAAGGCCCTCCAGCAGTCCAACATCACCTGA